Below is a window of Streptobacillus canis DNA.
GACAAACTGATGGATCTACATATTTATATATAGTTCTTTCATTTGAAGTTTCTAATGCTCCTAATTTAATTGGATTCGCTTTATCGATATCTATTTTAACTATTGGATATTCTTTGTGGGCTGGGGCAGAAACTATGTAATATTTAGCAGGAGTTTCTTTATCATCAGAGGTAAACACAATTTCTTTATTCCCCATTCCTATATATAGCCCGTCTTTCTTGTTCATTTCATAAACTGTACCATCTATAACTACAGTTCCTTTTCCACCAACATTGATTAAACCAATTTCTCTTCTTTGTAAAAAGAAATCTGTTCCCAATGCTTTTACTTCACCTAAAACTACTTCTCTATTTACTGGTTTAACTCCTCCAGTAATCATTCTATCATCATGTGAGTAAACTAAATTTACTATATCCTCTACAAATACTTCTTCTATTAAAAAGTTTTCTCTTAATTCTGTTGTATCATATTTTTTCATATCTCTTGGATGTACTGAATATCTAACATCTAATTTCATTTTTTTCCTCCTAATTTATCTTGCTAACCATGCTCCATCTACTGCTAAAACATGTCCATTTATATAGTCTGATGCTTTACTTGATAAAAATACTACTGCTCCCATAAGATCTTCTGTTTCTCCCCATCTTCCAGCAGGTATTCTATTTAATATTTCTTGATTTCTCTTAACGTCATCTCTAATTGGCTTAGTATTTGCTGTTTTAATATATCCTGGTGCAATTGCATTAATTTGAATATTTTTATCTGCCAATTCATTTGCAAATGCTCTTGTAAGTCCCATCACTCCATGTTTACTTGCTGTATATGGTGGAACAAATTTTCCTCCTTGGAATGATAACATAGAAGCTATATTAACAATTTTTCCATGTCCTTGCTCTACCATTACTTTAGCTACTCTTTGAGATAAGAAATATAAAGCATTTAAATTTATATCCATTACTGCATTCCAATCCTCTTCACTATATTCAAGAAGTGGAGCACGTCTAATTGTTCCTGCATTATTAACTAAAATATCAATTTTCCCAAATTCTTTAAGAGATTTTTCAACTATTTCCTCTCTAACTTCTTTTTTAGTTAAATCTCCTTTTACAAATATTATTTTTTTACCAACTTTATTCGCATATTCTGTAACTTCTGCTACATTATTATCAAAAGTTGAAATAACTAAATCAGCACCCGCTTCCATTAAAGCTTTTGAATACGCAAGTCCAAGTCCTGTATTTCCTCCTGTTACTATTGCTGTTTTCCCTTCAAGCGAAAACATTTCAGATAAAAATTTATTCAAGTGTCAACACCTCTTTCTCTTCATCATTATTAATTTTAAATATATTATTATCATATTTAATTTCCAAATTTTTATTCTCTTCTCTTATAGATATTTCTTTATTCTTTTCTTCAAAGTCTATAATATAATAAACATTTTCATTATGTAGGTGATCTATCCATATTCTTACAAAATATCCTACTTCTTTTTCTTCTACTTCTATATTAAGTTTATGATTTGATATTGACTTAAATACTATGTTATTTACTTTTATTTTATTTTCTTCTTTACTTATTAACGGCATCTTTTTATATAACCTATTTTCTAAAGTTGTATATACTTTTTTATCACTACTTATATTAGTATTTAAACAAATCAAACTATCTTTAGTATAAATATATGTTTTATACACTTTCAAGCTTTCATTATGATTTATAAATTCCATAAAATATATTATTTTACCTTCATTTTCTATAGCTCTAACCCTCTCTGCTTTACTCATATTTTCCCCTAAATGTTGAGAGGTATTAACGCCTTCAAGATATTCATATACTTCTGTAGTCCCTGGAAGATATCTAGAATCTACATTATGCCAGTATTCTTTAAATGTAACATCTTTTGTATATATATATATCATTCCATCACCAGTATACCAACCTCTTAAATTTTCACCATTAAAGCTTTCATAATTAGATATATATTTACTAT
It encodes the following:
- the kduI gene encoding 5-dehydro-4-deoxy-D-glucuronate isomerase, whose amino-acid sequence is MKLDVRYSVHPRDMKKYDTTELRENFLIEEVFVEDIVNLVYSHDDRMITGGVKPVNREVVLGEVKALGTDFFLQRREIGLINVGGKGTVVIDGTVYEMNKKDGLYIGMGNKEIVFTSDDKETPAKYYIVSAPAHKEYPIVKIDIDKANPIKLGALETSNERTIYKYVDPSVCQSCQLLMGMTILETGSIWNTMPAHTHDRRMETYFYFDMEENTRVFHLLGEPSETRHLVMKNEQATISPSWSIHAGAGTGSYTFIWSMAGENQNYADMDVVPMSDLK
- the kduD gene encoding 2-dehydro-3-deoxy-D-gluconate 5-dehydrogenase KduD: MNKFLSEMFSLEGKTAIVTGGNTGLGLAYSKALMEAGADLVISTFDNNVAEVTEYANKVGKKIIFVKGDLTKKEVREEIVEKSLKEFGKIDILVNNAGTIRRAPLLEYSEEDWNAVMDINLNALYFLSQRVAKVMVEQGHGKIVNIASMLSFQGGKFVPPYTASKHGVMGLTRAFANELADKNIQINAIAPGYIKTANTKPIRDDVKRNQEILNRIPAGRWGETEDLMGAVVFLSSKASDYINGHVLAVDGAWLAR